The Fibrobacter sp. UWEL genome has a segment encoding these proteins:
- a CDS encoding carboxypeptidase-like regulatory domain-containing protein, giving the protein MVLKRLGLLTAAFAIGLTACSETETAGVSTVETENAYVIQVVDEGGAPVSNASAVLRVAGYLPDFGALKKADRQTAALVAKTFTSDSAGYIHIDELFEDSLTLEVLNGNRGAFVEILAESIQKGDSAELTLNRLGMMSGKIDLPAGEKFAWVRIYGTDRVVQTDSDGNYAIEGLAPADYRVQLLVADSETVEVVTVKSEQPASSSSIKEPESSSSALGYLNVLDFEDGLGSVYLKPTDTTVTMSPVEDSAALAIVDAGAGREGKAFHWTTSAKTGHWSFMGVWMCSSSNPCDFSAIDSIEYYVRGTGSYSFNLESIISGNAGKAVFLDTLNGSDEWERVVIRASDFMEGDSTYGNVGWDGVINHVTNIAVPAYYDADIWIDDIKFYGVNRDN; this is encoded by the coding sequence ATGGTATTAAAACGGTTAGGGCTGTTGACCGCAGCTTTTGCCATAGGGCTTACCGCCTGCTCGGAAACTGAGACGGCGGGCGTCAGCACTGTGGAGACGGAAAACGCCTACGTCATCCAGGTGGTGGACGAGGGAGGCGCTCCTGTATCGAATGCTTCCGCAGTTTTGCGTGTGGCGGGCTACTTGCCCGACTTTGGCGCCTTGAAGAAAGCGGATCGCCAGACTGCAGCGCTTGTGGCCAAGACGTTTACCTCGGACTCTGCGGGTTATATCCATATTGATGAACTGTTCGAAGATTCCTTGACTCTGGAGGTCTTGAATGGTAATCGTGGCGCCTTTGTGGAAATTCTTGCTGAAAGTATCCAGAAGGGAGACTCTGCGGAACTGACCCTCAATCGCCTGGGGATGATGTCCGGTAAGATCGATCTTCCCGCTGGAGAAAAATTCGCCTGGGTTCGCATCTACGGTACAGACCGTGTGGTGCAAACCGACAGCGATGGTAATTATGCCATCGAGGGCTTGGCTCCTGCGGATTATCGCGTCCAGCTATTGGTGGCCGATTCTGAAACTGTAGAGGTGGTAACGGTAAAGTCCGAGCAGCCGGCTAGCTCTTCTAGCATAAAGGAGCCGGAATCAAGCTCCTCTGCTTTAGGTTACCTCAACGTTCTGGATTTTGAAGACGGCTTGGGCTCTGTGTATCTGAAGCCTACGGATACTACCGTGACCATGTCGCCCGTAGAGGATAGCGCTGCCTTGGCGATTGTGGATGCAGGCGCTGGCCGCGAAGGTAAGGCTTTCCACTGGACCACTTCCGCAAAGACGGGGCATTGGTCCTTCATGGGCGTGTGGATGTGCTCCAGCTCCAATCCCTGCGATTTTAGTGCCATTGACTCCATTGAATACTACGTTCGCGGTACCGGCTCCTACTCCTTCAATCTGGAATCCATCATTAGCGGAAATGCCGGTAAGGCCGTTTTCCTGGATACTTTGAACGGAAGCGACGAGTGGGAGCGAGTTGTGATACGTGCTTCCGACTTTATGGAAGGGGATAGCACCTACGGTAACGTGGGCTGGGATGGCGTCATCAATCATGTGACCAATATTGCTGTTCCAGCCTATTATGATGCGGATATCTGGATTGACGATATTAAATTCTATGGTGTAAACCGGGATAATTAA
- a CDS encoding DUF4423 domain-containing protein yields the protein MLNIDEIGDYRDLLKNYFAQRKLELPLYSYKMMGQKLGLETSQMFRVLNKELHLPNRSIPLVKDLLDLKGRSGELFEILVAASKTKSPAKKDKLYKMAMSLKDVKMRQLNTNELLFLGKWWIPVVRNLIEMNNGSAVVSQLVKQITPAVSKEQVEEAIRVLKELKLITPIASERFAVGLTNFTSSGATKVTAIRSYQNQLLALAQNALATIEPEQRNISSLMVGVDEDCFNDLKEMTLEFRRQVQKRVEEVQKPTKVMQFLFSLFPVADTARIEKKTAGKANLEVGKVTGKAVAEGGKKK from the coding sequence ATGTTGAATATTGACGAAATTGGCGATTACAGAGATCTGCTCAAGAATTACTTTGCTCAGCGCAAGCTGGAGTTGCCTCTGTATTCCTACAAGATGATGGGACAGAAACTGGGACTGGAAACCAGCCAGATGTTCCGTGTTTTGAACAAGGAACTCCATCTGCCCAATCGCAGTATTCCCCTGGTAAAGGACTTGCTGGATCTGAAGGGCCGCAGTGGCGAACTGTTCGAGATTTTGGTGGCCGCCTCCAAGACCAAGTCCCCAGCCAAAAAAGACAAGCTTTATAAGATGGCCATGTCCCTGAAGGACGTGAAAATGCGTCAGCTCAACACCAACGAGCTGCTGTTTTTGGGTAAGTGGTGGATTCCCGTTGTGCGTAACCTGATCGAGATGAATAATGGTTCCGCAGTGGTGTCCCAGCTGGTCAAACAGATTACGCCGGCGGTTTCCAAGGAGCAGGTGGAAGAAGCCATCCGCGTCCTGAAGGAACTGAAACTGATTACGCCCATTGCTTCCGAACGTTTTGCAGTGGGACTTACAAACTTTACAAGTTCGGGTGCTACAAAAGTGACAGCAATTCGCAGCTATCAGAACCAGCTGTTGGCTTTGGCGCAGAATGCTTTAGCTACTATTGAACCCGAACAACGTAATATTTCCTCCTTGATGGTGGGCGTGGACGAGGATTGCTTTAACGACCTGAAGGAAATGACTTTGGAATTTAGACGCCAGGTCCAGAAGCGCGTGGAAGAAGTGCAGAAACCGACGAAGGTGATGCAGTTCCTGTTTTCTTTGTTCCCAGTGGCGGATACCGCAAGGATTGAAAAAAAGACCGCTGGAAAGGCTAATCTTGAAGTGGGCAAGGTCACTGGAAAGGCTGTCGCAGAAGGTGGAAAAAAGAAATGA
- a CDS encoding HRDC domain-containing protein yields the protein MMQDEKYILVDSEETLANLLLDLENYDMAAVDTEADSMYHYTARLCLIQITIGDHHYIVDPLCGLDLQPLFKARAMQTLIFHGADYDLRLLWQTYGFAPAHIFDTMLAAKVLGEQHLGLADLVREYFGDELKKENQRADWTIRPLPLEMCEYAIHDTFYLHELCAILVEKLQAAGRLNWLTEQCDALIEHAKNPAPPKKDPWRITGSNVFSPSGLNILKYLWEWREKQAEELDRPPYKVMPAELMLAIVRHALQIMPEVKLDHLPKLPRNFKEERLDSFVNMLQTAFAVPESEWPERLPKAPPPPVVPNSDLLSVLKQWRDDKAAQLGVEVSLLANKAQLIWLAAPGNMPWEARYEEARLQNWQRTIWNEILRENLPNAKRVGDPD from the coding sequence ATGATGCAAGACGAAAAGTACATTCTGGTGGATAGCGAGGAGACACTAGCCAACCTGCTCTTGGACCTGGAGAATTATGACATGGCTGCCGTGGATACGGAAGCCGACTCCATGTACCATTATACGGCTCGCCTTTGCCTAATCCAGATTACCATCGGGGATCACCATTACATTGTGGACCCGCTGTGTGGACTGGATTTGCAACCTTTATTCAAGGCCCGCGCCATGCAGACCTTGATTTTCCACGGCGCCGATTACGACCTGAGACTTCTGTGGCAGACCTACGGTTTTGCCCCCGCCCACATTTTCGATACCATGCTTGCAGCAAAGGTATTGGGCGAACAGCACTTGGGCCTTGCAGACCTAGTACGTGAATATTTTGGCGATGAACTGAAGAAGGAAAACCAGCGCGCAGACTGGACCATCCGTCCCCTGCCTCTGGAAATGTGCGAATACGCCATTCATGACACCTTCTATCTCCACGAACTGTGCGCCATCCTGGTGGAAAAGCTCCAGGCCGCCGGTCGCCTGAACTGGCTTACCGAACAATGCGACGCCCTGATCGAGCACGCCAAGAACCCGGCCCCTCCCAAGAAGGACCCCTGGCGCATTACCGGCAGTAACGTTTTCAGCCCCAGCGGTCTTAATATCCTAAAATATCTGTGGGAATGGCGCGAAAAACAGGCCGAAGAATTGGACCGCCCGCCCTATAAGGTGATGCCCGCGGAACTAATGCTGGCCATCGTGCGACACGCTCTCCAGATTATGCCGGAAGTCAAGCTGGATCACCTGCCCAAGCTTCCCCGTAATTTTAAGGAAGAACGCCTGGATTCCTTCGTGAATATGCTGCAGACCGCCTTTGCCGTTCCCGAAAGCGAATGGCCCGAGCGCCTGCCCAAGGCCCCTCCCCCGCCTGTGGTCCCCAATTCCGACCTGCTGTCCGTCCTCAAGCAGTGGCGCGACGACAAGGCTGCCCAGCTGGGTGTGGAAGTTTCACTTCTCGCCAATAAGGCTCAGCTCATCTGGCTTGCCGCCCCCGGTAACATGCCTTGGGAAGCCCGCTACGAGGAAGCCCGCCTGCAGAACTGGCAACGCACCATCTGGAACGAAATTCTAAGGGAAAACCTCCCCAACGCCAAGCGCGTAGGAGACCCGGACTAA
- a CDS encoding 5-formyltetrahydrofolate cyclo-ligase, with protein MEYVILIALFLLVVGSRSFFDPRHKKREGDELINNPWEEIHAIPGYKESRKIAAFYPLVGEPNIMPIVEQLCQEGRLLLPRVTGETTMEFYCIQNLKKDLAPGKFGIMEPRADLEPYTGEFTVFLVPGTKFNFTGERKGHGKGYYDRYLAKFPNAFKAGIATPFQMEKEPLEQKETDVKMNQIIVCRAKD; from the coding sequence ATGGAATACGTAATACTTATCGCATTATTCCTGCTGGTCGTGGGTTCACGATCCTTTTTCGACCCGCGCCATAAAAAACGCGAAGGGGACGAGCTGATCAACAACCCCTGGGAAGAAATTCACGCCATACCTGGGTACAAGGAATCCCGTAAGATTGCGGCATTTTACCCGCTAGTTGGCGAGCCCAACATCATGCCCATTGTGGAACAGCTATGCCAGGAAGGCCGCCTGTTGCTCCCTCGCGTCACCGGCGAAACCACCATGGAGTTTTACTGTATACAGAATTTGAAAAAGGACCTGGCCCCGGGCAAGTTCGGCATTATGGAACCCCGAGCCGACCTGGAACCCTACACCGGCGAGTTTACCGTATTTTTAGTCCCCGGTACCAAGTTCAACTTTACTGGGGAACGCAAAGGACACGGCAAGGGTTATTATGACCGTTACTTGGCCAAGTTCCCCAACGCATTTAAGGCAGGCATCGCCACTCCTTTCCAGATGGAAAAGGAACCCCTGGAACAGAAGGAAACCGACGTGAAGATGAACCAGATCATCGTCTGCCGCGCGAAAGATTAA